In a genomic window of Methanosarcina horonobensis HB-1 = JCM 15518:
- a CDS encoding aldo/keto reductase: MLYRKLGNTGEKVSILGYGCMRLPVLDGNPEKIDEKKATDLLRYAIDHGVNYVDAAYSYHGGMGEVFLGKALADGYREKVHLATKLSCKRVNCKEDMDRFLNEQLGKLRTDCIDFYLLHAVKKSYWEKMKKFGVIEFLEKARTSGKIKYTGFSFHDDLEVFKEVADAYVWDLCQFQFNYLDEDFQAGIEGLKYAAEKGFAVVIMEPLRGGNLASKVPEEAKKLWDKAETKRTPAEWAFRYLWNYPEISVVLSGMSETEHLKENLRTAEEGYPNSLSAEEKSLISEVSNIYKSRIRVNCTGCKYCMPCPMGVNIPRNLSYLNDIFMLDDVGNARFQYGVLLLPEEKAGNCIECGECEEVCPQNIKIREMLREVREFMEM; this comes from the coding sequence ATGTTATACCGCAAATTGGGAAACACGGGTGAGAAGGTTTCGATCCTTGGCTACGGCTGCATGAGGCTTCCGGTTCTTGACGGAAATCCGGAAAAGATAGACGAAAAGAAAGCAACCGACCTCCTCCGCTATGCTATTGACCACGGGGTAAATTACGTTGATGCTGCATATTCGTATCACGGTGGGATGGGTGAAGTTTTCCTGGGAAAAGCTCTTGCCGACGGCTACCGGGAAAAAGTCCATCTGGCAACCAAGCTCTCGTGCAAGCGCGTAAACTGCAAAGAGGACATGGACCGTTTCTTAAACGAGCAGCTTGGAAAGCTTCGGACGGACTGCATCGACTTCTACCTCCTGCATGCCGTAAAAAAGAGTTACTGGGAGAAGATGAAAAAATTTGGAGTCATAGAGTTTCTGGAAAAAGCTCGCACGTCCGGGAAAATCAAATATACAGGTTTTTCCTTTCACGACGATCTGGAGGTTTTTAAGGAAGTTGCGGACGCTTACGTCTGGGATCTCTGCCAGTTTCAGTTCAATTACCTGGATGAGGACTTCCAGGCCGGAATCGAGGGCCTAAAATATGCAGCTGAAAAGGGTTTTGCTGTCGTTATCATGGAACCCTTGAGGGGAGGGAACCTGGCATCAAAAGTTCCGGAAGAAGCTAAGAAGTTGTGGGACAAAGCTGAAACTAAAAGGACCCCGGCAGAATGGGCTTTTCGCTACCTCTGGAACTATCCGGAGATTAGCGTTGTCCTGAGCGGAATGTCAGAAACGGAGCACCTGAAAGAAAACCTGAGAACTGCGGAGGAAGGGTACCCCAATTCTCTTTCAGCTGAAGAAAAAAGCCTGATCTCTGAAGTAAGTAACATCTACAAATCCAGAATCAGGGTTAACTGCACAGGTTGTAAGTACTGCATGCCATGCCCGATGGGTGTAAATATTCCGCGTAACCTCAGTTATCTGAACGATATTTTTATGCTTGATGATGTAGGGAATGCCAGATTTCAGTATGGAGTTCTTCTGTTGCCGGAAGAGAAAGCTGGAAATTGTATTGAATGCGGGGAATGTGAAGAGGTCTGTCCGCAGAATATTAAGATAAGGGAAATGTTAAGGGAAGTAAGAGAGTTTATGGAGATGTGA
- a CDS encoding TrmB family transcriptional regulator has protein sequence MSSKLIKNLQRLGFTENEAKIYYALVCLGKARASEIFVASGVPRAKVYGILRGMEKKGYVQILEGDPILFCCTRPEEMIARIRADFMRSLKETSCGLNALSLEDKITIS, from the coding sequence ATGAGCTCTAAACTAATAAAAAATCTCCAGAGGCTTGGTTTCACAGAAAATGAAGCAAAAATTTACTATGCTCTTGTCTGTCTGGGCAAAGCAAGAGCCAGTGAAATTTTCGTAGCTTCCGGTGTTCCAAGGGCCAAAGTTTACGGCATCCTCAGGGGTATGGAGAAAAAGGGTTATGTCCAGATCCTTGAAGGTGATCCGATCCTCTTTTGCTGTACGCGGCCTGAAGAAATGATCGCAAGAATCAGAGCTGATTTCATGCGTTCCCTGAAAGAGACTTCCTGCGGACTTAACGCTCTAAGTCTTGAAGACAAAATAACGATTTCCTGA
- a CDS encoding hydrophobe/amphiphile efflux-3 (HAE3) family transporter has protein sequence MIFLLILISLQGTQLIEMASGTETFVSKGTQLYKDYDHLFKKNFETDSIVVMVQGDEVASEAVMKATNRLEQQMLIVPGVQSVTSPAVLIKQINYKISGRSRIPDSDREIKEVLDSQPALFESLMPDKTHMMIVIKVSGSATDQQKKDILNALDISLKEATFPPGYSLIVTGSPALRVDINKEMTQSLGLLLGIASILMVFVLLLVFRHVRWGLLPLPVVLLGVFFTFGFMGYVGVPMTMVSMAAFPILIGLGIDYAIQFHNRIEEEIHAGNSSEEALIRTVKHTGPAVLIALAMTALGFIPLFTSTVPMIQDFGKLLLIGIVMCYLSALFFGLVTLYSFDWIFRKNPFGLFKKKEEIKTETLPSNVSSSKVQKAKALERALIKVADFTIEHSRVILVISLLTCFAGLYADQSVPIQTDTNSFIPQDMPSLVNYKQMQDLLSGTGDHLNIILRVKDNSDPEVLKWMEEFSRHEVTNRDQIYGTTSVVDLVKERNGGTIPETSEEIQAIYEKIPESQKKEYMLGNQLLTIDLDIGQAMENIEITGIKELRDIVREDVQWMQPPPGVAVIITGQSVAMIDIISALTSGRVLMTMLGVGLVLIGLIVVYRNPVKALSPIIPMFIVVGWSGLVMTGLDIPYTPMTAVLGSLILGVGSEYSILMMERYFEEKDNGLTPVEAINQAVTTTGSALIASGATTVFGFSALIFSPFPILSNFGLVTVIDVCLAIFATFIVFPPLMVMMDTRREKRRATTVTAAPAV, from the coding sequence ATGATATTCCTTCTTATCCTGATTTCCCTTCAGGGGACACAGCTGATCGAGATGGCTTCCGGGACGGAAACTTTTGTTTCTAAAGGTACACAACTGTACAAAGACTACGATCACCTCTTTAAGAAAAACTTCGAGACCGACAGCATTGTAGTGATGGTTCAGGGAGATGAGGTTGCGTCTGAAGCTGTAATGAAAGCTACGAACAGGCTGGAGCAGCAGATGTTGATTGTCCCGGGAGTTCAGTCTGTCACAAGTCCTGCTGTGCTAATAAAGCAGATCAATTATAAAATCTCTGGAAGGTCCAGGATCCCCGATTCGGATCGGGAGATTAAGGAAGTACTTGATAGCCAGCCGGCTCTGTTCGAATCTCTCATGCCTGACAAGACTCATATGATGATAGTGATAAAAGTTTCAGGCAGCGCAACTGATCAGCAGAAGAAAGATATCCTTAATGCCCTGGACATCTCGCTCAAAGAAGCTACTTTTCCTCCGGGATACAGCCTCATAGTTACCGGTTCTCCCGCCCTGCGGGTTGATATCAACAAAGAGATGACCCAGAGTTTGGGTCTGCTGCTCGGAATAGCCTCCATCCTTATGGTTTTCGTGCTCCTTCTGGTCTTCAGGCATGTAAGGTGGGGACTTTTGCCTCTACCAGTTGTGCTTCTTGGTGTCTTTTTTACTTTCGGGTTTATGGGATATGTCGGGGTGCCAATGACAATGGTCTCCATGGCAGCTTTTCCTATCCTGATAGGGCTGGGAATTGACTATGCTATTCAGTTTCATAACAGGATAGAAGAAGAAATCCATGCCGGAAACAGTTCGGAAGAAGCCCTTATCCGCACGGTAAAACATACAGGTCCTGCCGTCCTGATCGCCCTGGCAATGACGGCTCTTGGTTTTATCCCACTTTTTACCTCCACCGTACCTATGATCCAGGATTTTGGAAAACTGCTTCTGATAGGCATCGTTATGTGTTACCTCTCTGCACTCTTTTTCGGACTGGTAACTCTGTACAGTTTCGATTGGATTTTCAGGAAGAACCCTTTTGGGTTGTTTAAAAAGAAAGAAGAAATCAAAACCGAAACCCTCCCTTCAAATGTTTCATCGTCAAAGGTTCAGAAAGCTAAAGCCCTTGAAAGAGCCCTGATAAAAGTCGCCGACTTTACTATAGAACATTCAAGAGTTATTCTGGTTATTTCTCTGCTTACGTGTTTTGCGGGGCTTTACGCAGATCAATCAGTTCCTATCCAGACCGACACAAACTCCTTCATTCCACAGGATATGCCTTCCCTTGTGAATTACAAACAAATGCAGGACCTGCTTTCAGGAACTGGAGACCATCTCAATATTATCCTTAGAGTTAAGGATAACAGCGACCCTGAAGTTCTGAAGTGGATGGAAGAGTTCAGCCGGCATGAAGTTACAAACAGGGACCAAATATACGGGACCACAAGTGTAGTGGACCTTGTAAAGGAGCGAAATGGCGGGACAATCCCTGAAACCTCCGAGGAAATACAGGCAATATACGAAAAAATCCCGGAAAGCCAGAAGAAAGAATATATGCTGGGTAACCAGCTGCTTACAATTGACCTTGATATAGGGCAGGCCATGGAGAATATCGAAATAACAGGCATAAAAGAACTGCGGGATATTGTACGGGAAGATGTACAGTGGATGCAGCCTCCTCCTGGTGTTGCTGTCATTATTACCGGTCAGAGTGTAGCAATGATTGATATAATCAGTGCCCTTACAAGCGGAAGAGTCCTTATGACCATGCTTGGCGTAGGGCTTGTGTTGATAGGTTTAATCGTAGTTTACAGAAACCCGGTGAAAGCTCTCTCCCCAATAATCCCCATGTTTATTGTAGTGGGCTGGTCGGGTCTTGTGATGACAGGGCTGGATATTCCCTATACACCCATGACTGCAGTTCTCGGGTCTCTGATTCTTGGTGTTGGATCCGAATACTCTATCCTGATGATGGAACGTTACTTTGAAGAAAAAGATAATGGCCTGACCCCTGTAGAAGCGATCAACCAGGCAGTAACTACCACAGGCTCAGCCCTTATAGCTTCGGGAGCTACAACGGTTTTCGGGTTTTCGGCTCTTATATTCTCTCCATTTCCCATTTTGAGCAATTTCGGGCTTGTAACGGTAATTGACGTTTGTCTGGCAATCTTTGCTACCTTTATAGTCTTCCCGCCTCTCATGGTGATGATGGACACCCGCCGTGAAAAGAGAAGAGCGACAACAGTAACAGCTGCCCCAGCAGTTTGA
- a CDS encoding MarR family winged helix-turn-helix transcriptional regulator: protein MYDKEKTRESYLLLLEREMLYNKLIDREIFQRISRAKLEGLENLSKQQPTVIMIIGTVGEVIPSYLGLCMNLDRSSLSRMVDSLEKKEIVKRRIDPEDRRKVLISLTEKGERYYQIILGIIEEIHASVIGFLGEQDIERYEACLKTEVNFLRIIDSRLEAGE, encoded by the coding sequence ATGTACGATAAAGAAAAAACAAGAGAAAGCTACCTGTTGCTTCTGGAAAGGGAGATGCTCTACAACAAACTGATTGATAGAGAAATTTTTCAGCGTATTTCCAGAGCCAAACTGGAAGGACTCGAAAATCTTAGCAAACAACAACCTACAGTTATCATGATAATCGGCACGGTGGGGGAAGTCATCCCTTCATACCTTGGCCTGTGTATGAACCTGGATAGAAGCAGCCTCTCAAGAATGGTAGATTCCCTGGAAAAAAAGGAAATTGTCAAAAGAAGAATAGACCCGGAAGACAGGCGAAAAGTTCTGATATCCTTAACTGAAAAAGGAGAAAGGTACTATCAAATCATTCTGGGAATAATAGAAGAGATCCACGCTTCCGTCATAGGTTTTCTTGGCGAGCAGGATATTGAAAGGTATGAAGCCTGCCTGAAAACAGAAGTAAATTTCCTGAGAATAATCGATTCCAGACTGGAGGCAGGAGAATAA
- a CDS encoding TasA family protein has translation MKSKKVILSLFVISIAIILASVGTKAYFSDTEVCENNTFTIKALDINISHTFHFDNVPPGLSKKESIYIYNDPKSIEANDVYLEIDVTDIEISDDTDAEREAEILLGITNEAGTNRGKTNISKWIQITKMRYNDVSIVNLYTDYNENDYIDLDDLNQAGQVKINGNNKLSPGEVAYVNFTMLFDPDAENELQGDRSVVDEIITAV, from the coding sequence ATGAAAAGCAAAAAAGTAATTTTGAGCTTATTTGTCATTAGTATAGCTATAATTTTAGCCAGTGTCGGAACAAAAGCATATTTTAGTGATACAGAGGTATGTGAAAATAACACATTTACCATAAAAGCTCTGGACATTAATATAAGTCATACTTTTCACTTTGATAACGTTCCTCCAGGCCTTTCCAAAAAAGAATCAATATATATTTATAATGACCCAAAGTCTATCGAAGCAAATGATGTCTATTTGGAAATTGATGTTACTGATATAGAGATTAGTGATGATACAGATGCTGAGCGAGAAGCTGAAATTCTACTTGGAATAACCAACGAAGCCGGAACTAACAGAGGAAAAACTAATATCAGTAAGTGGATTCAAATAACTAAAATGAGATATAATGATGTAAGCATCGTCAATCTTTACACTGACTATAACGAAAATGATTACATTGATCTTGATGATCTTAATCAAGCTGGTCAAGTTAAAATTAATGGAAATAATAAATTATCTCCTGGAGAAGTTGCCTATGTCAATTTCACTATGCTATTCGATCCAGATGCTGAAAATGAGCTTCAGGGAGACAGATCTGTAGTAGATGAAATTATCACAGCGGTATAA
- a CDS encoding DUF5305 family protein: MLRILFLKLKNKLINNSRMFIVVLGMGIIFFSSWAYETYTKDLYEEREELVSSYTQHGKYTYTAPVTEKNPLYSKGTRLEMGKPMYFFAASPTLDVSFAYNLNATDSAILSVECETLVVATSKENSGESKKIIWEKEFPVKEIKYTGIENKDVLIHEFSLNVSEIQSKVTEIQNQLKYSSDTTIEIVTHVNYEGEINGEKISNTTAFALPLIISSAYYKIPDQLEFSENVDTYEKLRIKKEPSVSVIKLPLSLFLLSIILVGILLPCTKMNKIDPEYIKKLEKEETYSSFKEFISKGKIPDNWSSLRQVEISSLQDLIDAAVDMSERVIRDIESCAYFIIHDNVLYIFYDTSSVENAR, encoded by the coding sequence ATGCTGAGAATATTGTTCCTTAAACTGAAAAATAAATTAATAAACAACTCTAGAATGTTTATTGTTGTATTAGGGATGGGGATAATATTTTTCAGCTCTTGGGCTTATGAAACATATACAAAAGATTTATACGAAGAACGAGAAGAGTTAGTTTCTTCTTATACGCAACACGGAAAATATACGTACACAGCCCCTGTAACAGAAAAAAATCCTCTTTATTCCAAAGGAACCCGACTTGAAATGGGAAAACCAATGTATTTTTTTGCTGCGTCTCCTACTCTTGATGTTTCATTTGCATATAACCTGAATGCTACAGATTCCGCGATTCTTAGTGTAGAATGCGAAACTTTGGTTGTTGCAACCAGTAAGGAGAATTCTGGAGAGAGTAAGAAAATTATATGGGAAAAGGAATTTCCTGTGAAAGAAATAAAATATACTGGCATTGAGAATAAAGATGTACTTATCCATGAGTTTTCCCTTAATGTATCGGAGATCCAGTCAAAGGTAACAGAAATACAGAACCAGCTAAAATATTCATCGGATACAACGATAGAAATTGTTACTCATGTCAATTATGAGGGAGAAATAAATGGAGAAAAAATTAGCAATACAACAGCTTTTGCTTTACCCCTAATAATCAGTTCTGCATATTATAAGATACCTGATCAACTGGAATTTAGTGAAAACGTTGATACATATGAGAAATTAAGAATTAAAAAGGAGCCTTCAGTATCGGTAATTAAACTGCCTCTTTCCTTATTTCTGCTTAGCATAATTCTAGTAGGGATACTTCTCCCATGCACAAAAATGAATAAAATTGATCCTGAATATATCAAAAAATTAGAAAAAGAAGAGACATATTCTTCTTTTAAAGAATTTATTAGCAAGGGTAAAATTCCAGATAACTGGAGTTCTCTTAGACAGGTTGAGATTTCTTCACTTCAGGACCTTATAGATGCTGCTGTTGATATGAGTGAACGCGTGATCAGGGATATCGAATCTTGTGCTTATTTCATAATTCATGATAATGTATTGTATATTTTTTACGACACATCTTCAGTGGAAAATGCCAGGTGA
- a CDS encoding signal peptidase I: MKKRVIQIAIIFLVAIFLASALIPFVLGSEKTLVVLSGSMTPVMLPGDIIVVKSVTPDGLMAGDIIAFQDPGGKDTFVTHRIIGIEEGEERIFRTKGDANEEEDIFKVPASEVVGKLVFVIPFAGYLPETSKNKIFFFFTVIIPATVIVLDEIKTIIRYSNPISARKAENKKEKISRRISFTIRGKRLATVVLVSGFIFTGTILSNLGENGPAVLQKENTVESSYFLPSVCVLLPEDSKNRFAIEPWYAVIPPYSEILVNAPENMRVKISSAPYILPVFWVISLAEINPYLPVVAEIVFYTSIFTLSIFPLWYRKIELGRKVKRGRFNRLFFLWKRKLNLV; encoded by the coding sequence ATGAAAAAAAGAGTTATTCAGATAGCAATTATTTTTCTAGTTGCCATATTTCTGGCAAGTGCCTTAATTCCATTTGTGCTAGGATCGGAAAAGACTCTGGTCGTACTGAGTGGAAGTATGACTCCGGTGATGCTGCCCGGAGATATAATAGTTGTGAAATCCGTCACTCCGGATGGACTCATGGCCGGAGATATTATAGCTTTCCAAGATCCTGGAGGCAAAGATACATTTGTAACACATAGGATTATCGGTATAGAAGAAGGAGAGGAACGGATCTTCAGGACGAAAGGGGATGCAAACGAGGAGGAAGATATTTTTAAAGTTCCGGCATCGGAAGTAGTTGGAAAACTTGTCTTTGTTATTCCATTTGCAGGGTATCTTCCTGAAACTTCTAAGAACAAGATATTTTTCTTTTTCACGGTAATAATTCCGGCAACTGTCATAGTTCTGGACGAAATCAAGACAATAATTAGATATTCCAACCCTATTAGTGCTCGTAAAGCTGAAAATAAGAAGGAAAAGATCTCAAGACGTATTTCATTTACTATCCGGGGAAAGCGGCTGGCAACAGTCGTTCTGGTAAGCGGGTTTATTTTTACAGGAACTATTTTGAGTAATTTGGGAGAGAACGGACCTGCGGTCCTTCAGAAGGAGAACACGGTAGAAAGCTCATATTTTCTCCCTTCCGTATGCGTGCTTCTGCCGGAAGATTCCAAGAATAGGTTTGCTATCGAACCTTGGTACGCAGTGATTCCCCCATATAGTGAAATTCTAGTTAATGCTCCCGAAAACATGCGTGTAAAGATAAGTTCAGCACCTTATATCCTACCTGTATTCTGGGTAATTTCGCTAGCAGAAATAAATCCCTATTTACCTGTGGTTGCAGAGATTGTGTTTTATACCTCGATTTTTACATTATCTATATTTCCTTTGTGGTATAGAAAGATAGAACTCGGAAGAAAGGTTAAAAGAGGAAGGTTTAATCGCTTGTTTTTTCTGTGGAAAAGAAAGCTCAATTTAGTATAG
- a CDS encoding SipW-dependent-type signal peptide-containing protein has protein sequence MKITNKLILFCLLFASFLSLNGIWTSTIGTFAYFSDMEQSTGNTLTAGVWESGAASTGSSQALPDNKVPSETPDETSDENSTEAPDENSTETTAVVPAGNEADSLTISDSKLIENTENNEKFNGITFNISGTWGVTIDKTQAWWNVPQGNTSRITEITIEGREFFSGNNSSGEIIDGSDHLLEANSIAKVKIYFDGDVSEIAPFTINITMEDESVKSFVTDPE, from the coding sequence ATGAAAATTACAAATAAATTAATACTTTTTTGCTTGCTGTTTGCTTCATTTTTATCACTGAACGGTATATGGACAAGTACTATCGGTACATTCGCATATTTTTCCGATATGGAGCAAAGTACCGGAAATACACTTACTGCAGGTGTATGGGAGAGCGGAGCTGCCTCTACCGGCAGCAGCCAAGCACTCCCCGATAATAAAGTTCCTTCCGAAACTCCTGACGAAACTTCCGATGAAAATTCAACTGAAGCTCCGGACGAAAATTCAACCGAAACTACTGCTGTAGTTCCAGCCGGCAATGAAGCTGACTCTCTAACAATATCCGACAGCAAACTTATAGAAAACACAGAAAACAACGAAAAATTTAATGGGATTACTTTCAATATCAGTGGAACTTGGGGTGTAACTATTGACAAAACTCAGGCATGGTGGAATGTCCCTCAAGGGAATACCAGTCGTATAACAGAGATAACGATAGAAGGAAGGGAATTCTTCAGCGGCAACAATTCGTCTGGAGAAATAATTGACGGGTCAGACCATTTGCTTGAAGCAAATTCTATTGCAAAGGTAAAAATCTATTTTGATGGTGATGTTTCGGAAATTGCTCCGTTTACTATTAACATAACTATGGAAGACGAATCTGTAAAGAGTTTTGTAACGGATCCAGAATAA
- a CDS encoding signal peptidase I, whose amino-acid sequence MNRKDAFTVILLIILIAPIICTMIPTGPFRFMTVTGTSMEPTITSNDIIVIDSRETSIELGTIISYYYQFEDNPLPFIITHRVIGFAPEGYRTKGDGCAYADNYVVVPEDVIGVMRFKIPYLGALIHFANTLTGFLILVIVPALILIIQEVKNLMDNGRNKDENYK is encoded by the coding sequence ATGAACAGAAAAGATGCATTTACTGTAATACTCCTGATTATCTTAATAGCCCCTATCATATGTACCATGATTCCAACGGGCCCGTTTCGTTTTATGACTGTAACGGGCACCAGTATGGAGCCCACAATAACCTCGAATGATATCATTGTGATAGATTCCAGGGAGACTTCCATTGAATTAGGGACCATCATATCTTACTATTATCAATTTGAGGATAATCCCTTACCATTCATAATCACGCACAGAGTAATAGGATTTGCACCTGAAGGTTATAGAACAAAAGGAGACGGATGCGCGTATGCGGACAACTATGTGGTGGTACCTGAAGATGTAATCGGAGTTATGCGTTTTAAAATTCCTTATCTGGGTGCTCTTATACATTTTGCTAATACCTTAACGGGATTTCTCATACTTGTTATTGTGCCAGCTCTTATCCTGATAATTCAAGAAGTAAAGAATTTAATGGATAACGGGAGAAATAAGGATGAAAATTACAAATAA
- a CDS encoding TasA family protein, with the protein MESFLPFDFPMIGHIDNQNIDNINTKRGIEMFNKKILLSVLIIGMVGVMAGSATWAYFQDTEISEDNTLTAGTLDLTLTNAPFTLNNKQPGDFGTETQTIQNVGSLIGELDVTFSAIANTESEGTTQYESDNIGGTGVGELGGVAEMLVFIDVDSSSGTLTEGDIILTSDGTGTVVPAPETPVENTYFATINSYASDHFDKAIESMGPTDDYDVIFKWRIPLGEEVDNTIQGDSVSFDVAFILEQADVDTP; encoded by the coding sequence ATGGAATCTTTTCTTCCCTTTGACTTTCCGATGATCGGCCACATTGACAATCAAAATATTGACAATATCAACACGAAAAGAGGTATAGAAATGTTCAACAAGAAAATACTTTTAAGTGTGCTCATCATTGGCATGGTCGGTGTTATGGCAGGATCCGCAACATGGGCATACTTCCAGGATACAGAAATAAGTGAAGATAATACTCTTACTGCAGGAACGCTTGACCTTACTTTAACTAATGCTCCGTTTACGCTCAACAACAAACAACCTGGGGATTTTGGCACTGAAACTCAGACAATCCAAAATGTTGGATCTCTCATTGGAGAACTGGACGTTACGTTCTCTGCAATTGCGAATACGGAAAGTGAAGGAACTACTCAGTATGAGTCAGATAATATTGGTGGTACAGGTGTAGGAGAACTCGGAGGAGTAGCAGAGATGCTAGTATTTATTGACGTAGATAGCTCCTCGGGAACACTTACTGAAGGTGACATTATACTGACATCTGACGGGACTGGAACTGTCGTCCCAGCTCCCGAAACTCCAGTTGAAAATACTTATTTCGCTACAATAAATTCGTATGCCTCAGATCACTTCGATAAGGCCATAGAATCGATGGGCCCTACTGATGACTACGACGTCATTTTCAAGTGGAGAATTCCACTTGGAGAGGAAGTTGACAACACAATTCAGGGAGACAGCGTTAGCTTTGATGTCGCATTCATTCTTGAACAGGCTGATGTAGACACACCATAA
- a CDS encoding DUF7344 domain-containing protein, with the protein MNGKEIDAIDIKTNFQYAQLPKSDIFGVLQNDRRRYVLEILHNKGSQSVRSLSEEIARLESGIEEPKSSIRKSIYVSLIQTHIPKMESLGVIVYNREKESVELLPASRNFDIYMETVKKGDIPWSQFYLGFSVFTILGSVIIHEEVIEWISSSQWMLFISLAFLASSTVHQLHTQKLEE; encoded by the coding sequence ATGAACGGGAAGGAAATTGATGCGATAGATATCAAAACAAATTTCCAATACGCGCAGTTGCCGAAGAGCGATATTTTCGGAGTTCTTCAGAACGATCGAAGAAGGTATGTTCTCGAAATTCTTCACAACAAAGGAAGCCAGAGTGTACGCTCCCTTTCTGAAGAAATAGCACGCCTAGAATCCGGAATTGAAGAACCTAAAAGCAGTATACGAAAAAGTATATATGTATCTTTGATCCAAACCCACATTCCTAAAATGGAAAGTCTGGGAGTAATAGTCTATAATAGAGAAAAGGAAAGTGTGGAACTTCTTCCTGCATCTCGCAATTTTGATATATACATGGAAACCGTCAAAAAAGGCGACATTCCATGGAGCCAATTTTACCTGGGTTTCAGCGTTTTTACCATTCTCGGTAGTGTAATAATCCATGAAGAGGTTATCGAATGGATCTCAAGCTCTCAATGGATGCTTTTTATAAGCTTGGCCTTTTTAGCCTCCTCAACAGTCCATCAACTCCACACTCAAAAACTTGAAGAATAG
- the tnpA gene encoding IS200/IS605 family transposase: MELRSFSHGYGQITYHIVLVPKYRYNIFYNKRIKKDCELILSIICAKNGYKIHAMEVVDDHVHLFLEFHPSNSLSEVIQYLKGGSSYSLFKLHPDLKKRYWGGNLWSSGKFYRSVGNVTADTIKHYIKESQGKPSEESRLHRFMRSKQRRLDDF; the protein is encoded by the coding sequence TTGGAATTACGCAGTTTTAGCCATGGCTATGGTCAGATTACTTACCACATCGTGTTGGTGCCTAAGTATCGATACAATATATTCTACAATAAGAGAATTAAAAAGGATTGCGAGTTGATTCTCAGTATAATTTGTGCTAAAAATGGCTACAAAATACATGCAATGGAAGTAGTAGATGATCATGTTCATTTGTTTCTTGAATTTCATCCAAGTAATTCTCTGTCAGAGGTAATTCAGTATTTGAAAGGAGGTAGTTCTTACAGCTTATTCAAGCTTCATCCTGATCTTAAAAAACGATATTGGGGTGGAAATCTATGGTCAAGTGGAAAGTTCTATCGATCCGTTGGAAACGTAACTGCTGATACAATTAAGCATTACATTAAAGAATCGCAAGGAAAACCGAGTGAAGAGTCTCGATTGCATAGGTTCATGAGATCCAAGCAAAGAAGACTTGATGATTTCTAA